CGTAGGACGCTCTCTTAATAAAAATGATCATATGGAAGCTCATTAAACCCCCGTTCTTTCTCGTTCTATTATAGAATTGGTTTATTCATCCGGCTATCTTCTCATACCTGGGCCACATATCAGCCATCCCATCTTTCGCCTCTTTCTTTGCTTCAATTGTTCATTAACCAATACGACCTATACAATGAGTCAAACCAGTGTATTGGATCGACTTTGGGCTCTCGATACTAATACGGTATCTGACGCCTTGGATTCCCTTAACCTCAAAGGGGCCACATTTGGCTTACAACCGCTATGGGACTGCCCCAAGATCGTAGGACGCGCCAGTACAGTCAAGGTTGGCCCAAAGACGGAGTCAACTCTCACTGCCCATCTCATTACTCCAGTGATAGATGCGGTCACTTCAGATGATCGAATTCTTGTCATCTCTGGTGGCACGGATGGTATCTCTTGCTGGGGCGACATCATTGCTAATGCCTCGAAAATGAAGCGCATTCGTGGAACCATCATCGATGGCATGAGCCGTGATATAGATGGAAGCCGTGAAATCGGCTATCCAGTTTACGGCCGAGGCATCACCATGATTAGCGCGCGCAATCGATTGGTACAAATTGAGTCGGGCAAGCCTCTGCAGATGCGAAGTGTTACAGTCCATCAAGACGACTATGTGATCGCCGACAGGTGTGGCACTGTGTTCATACCGGCAGAGCAAATCGAAGAGGTCCTGGATTTGGGTGAGAAGATTGACCGTCGTCAGAGGTTTATGGTCCATGCTGTTCGTGCAGGCCAGCCTGTGTCAGAAGTGATGCACGACAAGCAATTCGAAAATATCAGCGACATGGATGCCGCAAACGTGCCATCAGCGGCAGTGAAAACATTCTACCCGCAGAATCCCAAGAAAGCCAGTATCGAAGACCAAGAACTGGTAGCGCTATTCAAGGACTTGGATACTCCCGCAGTTTCTGACGCGCTTGATAGACTTGGAATCCCGGGGCAGGCTCTCAATATCATGCCTTTGGTGAATTATAAGAAGGTAACTGTTGGGCCTGCCTTTACCGTACGTTACGTGCCTGCAAGCGATCCGCCCGGGAATGTTGGAAACTTCATTGATGACGCTGCCATCGGTGATGTTGTAGTCATCGACAACGGTGGACGCACCGACTGTACCGTTTGGGGCGATATCATGACGCAGTACGCCGGTTTACGAGGCATTGCTGGGTCTGTCATTGATGGTGTGTGCCGCGATGTTAACCGTGCCATCACCGATGACTACCCTCTTTTCACGGCTGGACGTTGGATGCGGACTGGCAAAGATCGGGTTCAAATAGGAAGCATCAACGAGCCAATCGGCATTGGCAAAGTACGTGTCCAACCTCGGGATATTGTTGTTGCCGATGCCAATGGTGTGGTTGTTGTTCCACGAGATCGTGCCCAAGAGGTGGCCGAGATCGCGCAGGGAATCGAGAAGAGTGAAGCTAGTATCCGAGAACTGATTGCCGGTGGACTCACAATTGCAGTAGCGAGAGAAAGGCTGGGGTATCATACCTTGCAACGCAAAGAACGAGACTGAATCAGTAGAAAGCGGTCCAATTGATATACGGGTAGCCCTTCATATACAACGACGCTGTTTCATAACAGCTGATGATCTAAGTTGCAATTTATTAGACGGGTATGTAGTTTAATTGATACAGTTATCCAAAGAGCTCGAAGGGCATTGTCTGAGCATTAGTAAACACCTTGTGTGAAATAGTAATATACGCCCTAAGCTgagactacatgtacataaatgtatgtacatgtacgcgGGCAACTCACATCTGCCGGCCTCTGGTCGCCACCTAACAGGCCAGATGCATCATACTTCGTGGTGTCCAACATATATCGTTTCTCGTAATAGAAAAAGTCATTGAACTCTTTCACCTAGATAAAGAACGTCTTCTTGTACGTGCCCACGTCAACGATGCATCGGCAAAAGTTGGTTTAATACAAGCTGTCAAGATGTGAACTGATAGGCTATATCCTGGCCATTTATACGACATATCCCCTGCTTCTCATGGAAGCAATCAGGAACGTGCAGTCAAAAGCTCAGCCGTATACCAGTTTTGAATAGCCCGTATATCATAACTCAATGCTACGGTATCGAATACTTTCAAATGCTCCCTGCTCGACGCTCCGTCATTCGATAGTCGACCAACCCATTTGCCCTGTTTTCGCGCCGCCGACACAATCTTTTCGATAGCATCGACGAACTCTGGCTCATCGCCTTTGGCAGGCACATATCCAAGGA
This genomic stretch from Trichoderma breve strain T069 chromosome 1, whole genome shotgun sequence harbors:
- a CDS encoding aldolase/RraA domain-containing protein, with translation MSQTSVLDRLWALDTNTVSDALDSLNLKGATFGLQPLWDCPKIVGRASTVKVGPKTESTLTAHLITPVIDAVTSDDRILVISGGTDGISCWGDIIANASKMKRIRGTIIDGMSRDIDGSREIGYPVYGRGITMISARNRLVQIESGKPLQMRSVTVHQDDYVIADRCGTVFIPAEQIEEVLDLGEKIDRRQRFMVHAVRAGQPVSEVMHDKQFENISDMDAANVPSAAVKTFYPQNPKKASIEDQELVALFKDLDTPAVSDALDRLGIPGQALNIMPLVNYKKVTVGPAFTVRYVPASDPPGNVGNFIDDAAIGDVVVIDNGGRTDCTVWGDIMTQYAGLRGIAGSVIDGVCRDVNRAITDDYPLFTAGRWMRTGKDRVQIGSINEPIGIGKVRVQPRDIVVADANGVVVVPRDRAQEVAEIAQGIEKSEASIRELIAGGLTIAVARERLGYHTLQRKERD